A genomic stretch from Candidatus Cybelea sp. includes:
- a CDS encoding ferritin-like domain-containing protein produces the protein MIKTLNDLFYETLRDMFYAEKKILRTLPKLAKAVNSDELREAFLHHRDETEGQVERIERVFEIIGKPARGKTCDAIDGILEEGSEVMHDFKGNPALDAGLLAGAQAVEHYEISRYGTLIAWAKQIGLAEAPDLLKETLEQEVRTDEILTKLAKKAVNAAAAG, from the coding sequence ATGATAAAAACCCTCAACGATTTATTTTACGAGACGCTGCGCGACATGTTTTACGCAGAGAAGAAAATTCTACGGACGCTTCCCAAGCTGGCAAAGGCGGTCAACTCCGACGAGCTGCGCGAAGCCTTCCTCCACCATCGAGACGAGACCGAGGGGCAGGTCGAGCGAATCGAACGCGTCTTCGAAATCATCGGCAAGCCCGCACGCGGAAAGACGTGCGACGCCATTGACGGCATCCTCGAGGAAGGCAGCGAGGTCATGCACGATTTCAAAGGCAATCCGGCACTGGATGCCGGCCTGCTCGCCGGCGCGCAGGCCGTCGAGCACTACGAGATCTCTCGCTACGGAACGCTGATCGCGTGGGCCAAACAAATCGGGTTGGCGGAGGCCCCGGATCTGCTCAAAGAAACGCTGGAGCAGGAAGTGCGGACCGACGAGATTCTGACGAAACTCGCAAAGAAAGCCGTCAACGCGGCCGCCGCGGGGTAG